Proteins encoded in a region of the Anoxybacillus amylolyticus genome:
- the jag gene encoding RNA-binding cell elongation regulator Jag/EloR, producing the protein MKEVTATASTVDEAIQLALSQLGVSKDRVEISVLDEGKKGLFGIFGNKPAVVKATVLPHPVEEAEAFLKKVIEQMGISAHIETTENEKDVQFMIVGEQVARVIGKHGQTLNSLQLLTQLVANRYAKGYIHITVDAENYRVRRQEVLMQLAKKLAEKALKTGKEVKLEPLPAYERKVIHATLATNGKVKTYSVGTEPHRYIIIAPVRTNRQY; encoded by the coding sequence GTGAAAGAAGTAACCGCGACCGCTTCCACTGTTGATGAAGCTATTCAGCTTGCATTAAGTCAATTAGGAGTTTCAAAAGATCGCGTGGAAATTAGTGTGTTGGACGAAGGGAAAAAAGGGTTGTTCGGGATTTTTGGTAATAAGCCAGCGGTGGTAAAAGCAACGGTGTTACCGCATCCTGTCGAGGAGGCCGAAGCCTTTTTAAAAAAGGTCATTGAACAAATGGGAATTTCCGCTCATATTGAAACGACAGAAAATGAAAAAGATGTTCAATTTATGATTGTTGGGGAACAAGTAGCGCGTGTCATTGGAAAGCACGGGCAAACGTTAAACTCGTTACAACTATTGACGCAGCTTGTGGCTAATCGGTATGCGAAAGGGTATATCCATATTACTGTTGATGCGGAAAATTATCGGGTAAGACGCCAAGAAGTATTGATGCAGCTTGCGAAAAAGTTAGCGGAAAAAGCGCTCAAAACAGGAAAAGAAGTCAAATTAGAACCGCTCCCTGCATATGAACGAAAAGTGATTCACGCGACATTAGCGACAAATGGAAAGGTGAAAACGTACTCTGTCGGAACGGAACCGCACCGCTATATCATTATCGCTCCCGTACGAACGAATCGACAGTACTAA
- the mnmE gene encoding tRNA uridine-5-carboxymethylaminomethyl(34) synthesis GTPase MnmE: MEFDTIAAISTPMGEGAIAIVRLSGKEAISIADRIFRGVGGKRLKDVPSHTIHYGHIIDPTNDQTIEEVMVSVMKAPKTFTREDVVEINCHGGLVSVNQVLQLVLTHGARLAEPGEFTKRAFLNGRIDLSQAEAVIDLIRAKTDRAMHVALSQMEGRLSKMIRHLRQTILETLAHVEVNIDYPEYDDVEEMTHQLLLEKATYVREQIERLLQTAQQGKILREGLATAIIGRPNVGKSSLLNNLVHENKAIVTDIPGTTRDVIEEYVNVRGVPLKLIDTAGIRETEDIVERIGVERSKQVVKAADLILLVLNYNEPLTEEDEQLFATVEGKETIVIVNKTDLPQKIEMERVQGLAAGRPVITTSLLEEKGIDELEEAIARLFFTRGVEAGDLTYVSNSRHIALLHQAKQAIEEAITAIEAFVPIDIVQIDLTRAWELLGEIIGDTVHESLIDQLFSQFCLGK; this comes from the coding sequence ATGGAGTTTGATACGATTGCAGCCATTTCCACTCCGATGGGGGAAGGAGCGATTGCGATTGTTCGCTTAAGCGGAAAGGAAGCAATTTCAATTGCCGATCGCATTTTTCGGGGAGTGGGTGGGAAACGATTAAAAGATGTCCCTTCCCATACGATTCATTATGGCCACATCATTGACCCAACGAACGATCAGACGATAGAGGAAGTAATGGTGTCGGTCATGAAAGCGCCAAAAACATTTACGCGGGAAGATGTCGTTGAAATTAACTGCCACGGTGGCTTAGTGTCAGTCAACCAAGTGTTGCAGCTTGTATTGACGCATGGTGCGCGCTTAGCAGAACCTGGAGAGTTTACGAAGCGGGCATTTTTAAATGGACGGATTGACTTATCGCAAGCGGAAGCAGTCATTGACTTAATCCGCGCCAAAACCGATCGTGCAATGCACGTTGCGCTTAGCCAAATGGAAGGGCGACTATCAAAGATGATTCGCCATTTGCGGCAAACGATTTTAGAAACTCTTGCCCATGTGGAAGTAAACATTGATTATCCAGAATACGATGATGTCGAAGAAATGACGCATCAGTTGCTTCTAGAAAAGGCAACATACGTCCGTGAGCAAATCGAGCGATTATTGCAAACTGCTCAACAAGGGAAAATATTGCGAGAAGGGTTGGCTACAGCCATTATTGGTCGACCGAACGTTGGAAAATCATCACTGTTAAATAACCTTGTTCATGAAAATAAAGCAATCGTTACGGACATTCCTGGAACGACAAGAGATGTGATTGAAGAATATGTTAACGTTCGTGGTGTCCCTTTAAAACTAATCGATACGGCGGGCATTCGTGAAACGGAGGATATTGTTGAACGGATTGGTGTCGAGCGTTCAAAGCAAGTGGTAAAGGCGGCCGATTTAATTTTATTAGTACTGAACTATAATGAACCGTTAACTGAAGAGGACGAGCAACTTTTTGCGACTGTTGAAGGAAAAGAAACTATCGTTATCGTCAACAAAACGGATTTGCCGCAAAAAATTGAAATGGAACGTGTTCAGGGGCTTGCGGCAGGTCGTCCGGTTATTACGACATCGTTGCTGGAAGAAAAGGGAATAGATGAATTAGAAGAGGCGATTGCGCGGTTATTTTTTACTAGAGGAGTCGAAGCAGGCGATTTAACATATGTGTCAAATTCGCGGCATATCGCTCTCCTTCACCAAGCCAAGCAAGCAATCGAAGAAGCAATCACCGCGATTGAAGCTTTTGTGCCGATTGATATCGTGCAGATTGACTTAACACGAGCGTGGGAACTGCTTGGTGAAATTATTGGTGATACCGTTCATGAAAGCTTAATTGATCAGCTCTTTTCGCAATTTTGTTTAGGAAAATAA
- the mnmG gene encoding tRNA uridine-5-carboxymethylaminomethyl(34) synthesis enzyme MnmG, whose product MEYHGGTYDVIVVGAGHAGCEAGLAAARIGAKTLMITLNLDMVAFMPCNPSIGGPAKGIVVREIDALGGEMAKNIDKTYIQMRMLNTGKGPAVRALRAQADKFLYQHEMKKTLENEENLTLLQGKVERLIVEDGVCKGVITHTGAHYYAKAVVITTGTFLRGEIIIGDIKYSSGPNNQQPSIKLSEHLEELGFELVRFKTGTPPRVNSRSIDYSKTEIQPGDEVPRAFSYETTEYITDQLPCWLTYTTEATHRMIDENLHLSPMYSGMIKGTGPRYCPSIEDKIVRFHDKPRHQIFLEPEGRNTEEVYVQGLSTSLPEHIQRKILATIPGLEQAQLMRAGYAIEYDAVVPTQLWPTLETKVVKHLYTAGQINGTSGYEEAAGQGLIAGINAARKALGKEELILSRSDAYIGVLIDDLVTKGTNEPYRLLTSRAEYRLLLRHDNADLRLTDIGYKIGLISDARYEKFLAKKAAIEKEKKRLQTFIIKPTPQVQEVIRQAGGSELKDGIRAADLLRRPEMTYEHIQLLAPAEEEIPADVIEQVEIQMKYEGYIEKSLQQVERLKKMENKKIPEDIDYDAITGLATEARQKLKQVRPLSIAQASRISGVNPADISILLVYLEQGRIARVSNE is encoded by the coding sequence ATGGAATACCATGGTGGTACGTATGACGTTATCGTAGTCGGTGCGGGCCATGCGGGGTGTGAAGCAGGATTAGCTGCGGCGCGCATCGGAGCCAAAACGCTAATGATTACGTTAAATCTTGATATGGTTGCATTTATGCCATGCAACCCGTCCATCGGCGGTCCAGCGAAAGGGATTGTTGTCCGCGAAATTGACGCATTGGGCGGGGAAATGGCAAAAAATATTGATAAAACATATATTCAAATGCGTATGTTGAACACTGGCAAAGGTCCAGCTGTTCGTGCATTGCGGGCGCAAGCTGACAAGTTTTTGTATCAACATGAAATGAAAAAGACGCTAGAAAATGAAGAAAACTTAACGCTACTGCAAGGGAAAGTGGAACGGTTAATTGTCGAGGACGGGGTATGTAAAGGAGTAATCACCCATACGGGAGCGCATTATTACGCGAAAGCTGTCGTCATTACGACAGGGACGTTTTTGCGTGGGGAAATTATTATTGGCGATATTAAATATTCAAGTGGACCGAATAATCAGCAACCATCCATTAAGCTATCAGAGCATTTAGAAGAACTAGGGTTTGAACTCGTTCGCTTTAAAACAGGAACTCCTCCGCGAGTCAATAGTCGTTCCATCGATTATAGCAAAACGGAAATTCAACCAGGAGATGAGGTGCCGCGCGCGTTTTCTTATGAAACAACGGAGTATATTACAGACCAACTCCCGTGTTGGTTGACATACACTACGGAGGCAACTCATCGAATGATTGATGAAAACTTGCATTTGTCGCCGATGTATTCAGGCATGATTAAAGGGACAGGACCGCGCTATTGCCCATCAATTGAAGATAAAATTGTTCGCTTCCACGACAAGCCGCGCCACCAAATTTTCTTAGAACCAGAAGGTCGGAATACAGAAGAGGTGTACGTTCAAGGCTTATCGACGAGCTTGCCAGAGCATATTCAGCGGAAAATTTTAGCGACGATCCCAGGGCTTGAACAGGCACAATTAATGCGGGCAGGCTATGCGATTGAGTATGATGCGGTCGTGCCGACACAGCTATGGCCGACACTTGAAACAAAAGTTGTAAAACATTTATATACTGCAGGGCAAATTAACGGGACATCTGGTTACGAAGAAGCGGCAGGACAAGGATTGATTGCAGGGATTAACGCCGCAAGAAAAGCGCTCGGAAAAGAAGAGTTGATTTTAAGCCGCTCCGACGCATATATTGGCGTTCTAATTGATGACCTTGTTACGAAAGGAACGAACGAGCCATATCGCTTGTTGACGTCGCGTGCGGAATATCGTCTGTTGCTTCGTCACGATAATGCCGATTTGCGCTTGACAGACATTGGTTACAAAATTGGGCTTATTTCCGATGCCCGTTATGAAAAGTTTTTAGCGAAAAAAGCGGCGATTGAAAAAGAGAAGAAACGGTTGCAAACGTTTATTATTAAGCCGACGCCTCAAGTGCAGGAAGTTATTCGCCAAGCAGGGGGAAGCGAACTCAAAGACGGTATTCGCGCAGCAGACTTACTAAGAAGACCGGAAATGACATACGAACATATTCAGTTGCTGGCGCCAGCAGAGGAAGAGATTCCAGCTGATGTTATTGAACAAGTAGAAATTCAAATGAAGTACGAAGGATATATCGAAAAATCACTGCAACAAGTCGAACGGCTTAAAAAAATGGAAAACAAAAAAATCCCAGAGGATATTGATTATGATGCAATCACTGGGCTTGCGACAGAAGCGCGGCAAAAATTAAAACAAGTGCGACCCCTCTCGATTGCACAAGCGTCCCGTATCTCTGGCGTAAACCCAGCCGATATTTCGATTTTATTAGTTTATTTAGAACAAGGAAGAATCGCACGAGTGTCGAATGAATAA
- the rsmG gene encoding 16S rRNA (guanine(527)-N(7))-methyltransferase RsmG, whose amino-acid sequence MDTKQFQTLLAEKGISLSPWQLSQFERYYELLVEWNEKMNLTAITDKPGVYVKHFFDSISPAFYYDFSKPLSLCDVGAGAGFPSVPLKICFPHIRLSIVDSLQKRITFLHALASELELEGVAFYHDRAETFGRKEGIRESFDIVTARAVARMSVLSELCLPLVKVSGTFIAMKAAAAGEELAQGQTAIKVLGGEIAAVHSFTLPVEESERTIIVIQKKRKTPSKYPRKPGVPNKLPIE is encoded by the coding sequence ATGGATACAAAACAGTTTCAGACGTTGCTTGCGGAGAAGGGGATTTCCCTTTCTCCTTGGCAATTATCGCAATTCGAACGGTATTACGAGCTGTTAGTGGAATGGAACGAGAAAATGAACTTAACAGCAATTACGGACAAGCCAGGCGTCTATGTAAAACATTTTTTTGATTCCATTTCACCAGCGTTTTATTACGATTTTTCTAAGCCGTTGTCGCTTTGCGACGTCGGCGCAGGTGCTGGTTTCCCGAGTGTTCCGCTAAAAATTTGTTTTCCGCACATTCGGTTGTCCATTGTCGACTCGTTACAAAAGCGCATTACGTTTCTTCACGCCCTTGCTTCTGAATTGGAATTGGAGGGGGTAGCGTTCTATCATGACCGTGCGGAAACGTTTGGCAGAAAAGAAGGCATTCGTGAGTCATTTGACATCGTGACGGCTCGCGCTGTTGCTCGCATGTCTGTCTTAAGCGAACTTTGCCTTCCGCTCGTCAAAGTAAGCGGAACATTTATCGCGATGAAAGCAGCGGCAGCGGGCGAAGAATTAGCACAGGGGCAAACAGCTATTAAAGTATTAGGCGGGGAAATTGCGGCTGTTCATTCATTTACGCTACCGGTCGAAGAAAGCGAACGTACGATTATTGTGATTCAGAAAAAACGGAAAACACCAAGCAAATATCCGCGGAAACCAGGAGTGCCAAATAAACTTCCGATTGAGTAA
- the noc gene encoding nucleoid occlusion protein: protein MKHPFSRFFSFGEKEQQEEIVEKTDNEEVRKIPVTQIVPNRFQPRTIFDDEKIAELALTIRTHGIIQPIVVRECDDGKFEIIAGERRWRAVQQLGWTEIPAIIKNLNDKETASVALIENLQREELTPIEEAMAYAKLLELHHLTQEALAQRLGKGQSTIANKLRLLKLPQEVQEALLQRTITERHARALIVLKDKEKQLKLLKEIVEKQLNVKQTEDRVLKMLEANQAKPKTKRKSFSKDVRIAVNTIRQSLAMVADSGMSIDSEEEEFDDYYQITIRIPKK from the coding sequence ATGAAACATCCTTTTTCACGCTTCTTCAGTTTTGGAGAAAAAGAACAGCAAGAGGAAATAGTTGAGAAAACGGACAACGAAGAAGTACGGAAAATTCCAGTTACGCAAATCGTCCCAAACCGTTTTCAGCCGCGGACGATTTTTGATGACGAAAAAATTGCCGAGCTTGCGCTGACGATTCGAACGCACGGCATTATTCAACCGATTGTCGTGCGGGAGTGCGACGATGGTAAGTTTGAAATTATTGCCGGTGAAAGACGATGGCGCGCGGTTCAGCAGCTTGGTTGGACAGAAATCCCTGCAATTATTAAAAACTTAAACGATAAAGAAACTGCTTCTGTTGCGCTTATTGAAAACTTGCAGCGTGAAGAGTTGACGCCGATTGAAGAGGCAATGGCGTATGCAAAACTGTTAGAGCTGCATCATTTAACACAAGAAGCACTAGCGCAGCGGCTCGGCAAAGGCCAGTCGACAATCGCTAATAAGCTTCGTTTATTGAAATTGCCGCAAGAAGTACAGGAAGCACTTTTGCAACGAACGATTACGGAGCGGCATGCGCGCGCGTTAATTGTTTTGAAAGATAAAGAAAAACAGCTAAAGTTATTAAAAGAAATCGTCGAAAAGCAACTCAACGTAAAGCAAACCGAAGACCGCGTGTTAAAAATGCTCGAAGCAAATCAAGCAAAACCAAAAACGAAGCGAAAATCATTCAGTAAAGATGTTCGAATCGCGGTGAATACGATTCGGCAATCGTTAGCCATGGTCGCGGATAGCGGGATGTCTATCGATTCAGAAGAAGAAGAATTTGACGACTACTATCAAATTACCATCCGCATTCCGAAAAAATAG
- a CDS encoding ParA family protein — MGKIIAIANQKGGVGKTTTAVNLAACLAHLGKKVLLVDIDPQGNATSGIGIEKGDIDECMYNLLVEGMKAREIIRPTNIEHLHIIPATIQLAGAEIELVSVVSREILLKSALEPIKEQYDFIFIDCPPSLGLLTLNALTAADAVLIPVQCEYYALEGLSQLLNTIRLVQKHLNTSLKLDGVVLTMLDARTNLGIQVIQEVKKYFREKVYDTIIPRNVRLSEAPSHGKPIILYDVRSKGAEVYIELAKEVLARG, encoded by the coding sequence GTGGGCAAAATCATTGCGATAGCAAACCAAAAAGGTGGAGTGGGGAAAACGACAACGGCGGTAAATTTAGCCGCTTGTTTGGCGCATCTTGGCAAAAAAGTATTGCTTGTCGATATCGATCCACAAGGAAATGCCACAAGCGGCATCGGCATTGAAAAGGGAGATATCGACGAATGCATGTATAATCTTTTAGTAGAAGGAATGAAAGCAAGAGAAATTATCCGACCGACAAACATTGAACATTTACATATTATCCCTGCTACCATTCAATTAGCTGGTGCAGAAATTGAACTAGTGTCGGTTGTATCAAGGGAGATTTTATTAAAAAGCGCGCTTGAACCGATTAAAGAGCAATACGATTTTATTTTCATCGACTGTCCGCCTTCTTTAGGGCTATTGACATTAAACGCGCTAACTGCTGCAGACGCAGTTTTAATCCCCGTGCAGTGTGAATATTATGCGCTCGAAGGACTTAGCCAGCTATTGAACACGATTCGTCTCGTCCAAAAACATTTAAACACGAGCTTAAAGCTGGACGGGGTTGTGTTAACGATGTTAGATGCGCGAACGAATTTAGGGATACAAGTCATTCAGGAAGTAAAAAAATATTTCCGTGAAAAGGTGTACGATACAATTATCCCGCGCAACGTCCGACTAAGCGAAGCACCGAGCCACGGAAAACCGATTATTTTGTATGATGTGCGGTCCAAGGGAGCAGAAGTATATATTGAGCTGGCGAAGGAGGTGTTGGCACGTGGCTAA
- a CDS encoding ParB/RepB/Spo0J family partition protein — protein sequence MAKGLGKGINALFANLEVREGETVQEISIKELRPNPYQPRKTFRSESIEELKQSIIEHGILQPLIVRQSIKGYEIVVGERRFRAAKEANLKTVPVVVRNLTEQQMMEFALLENLQREDLTPIEEAMAYQTLIEHLELTQEQLAARVGKSRPHIANHLRLLALPEEIQQLLNDGTLSMGHGRALLGLKKKEKMKAVVDKIVAEQLNVRQLEKLIHDMNQNVSRETSKPKKEKSVFVKQSESLLREKLGTNVTIKQNRKKGKIEIEFLSNDDLERILQLFDVQWDE from the coding sequence GTGGCTAAAGGGCTTGGAAAAGGGATAAACGCGCTGTTTGCGAATTTGGAAGTAAGAGAGGGAGAAACAGTTCAAGAAATAAGCATTAAAGAGCTGCGTCCGAATCCTTATCAACCACGCAAAACATTCCGTTCGGAATCGATTGAAGAATTAAAGCAGTCGATTATCGAGCATGGGATTTTACAGCCGTTAATTGTTCGTCAAAGCATTAAAGGATATGAAATTGTCGTCGGCGAAAGACGGTTTCGTGCAGCGAAAGAAGCAAATTTAAAAACTGTACCGGTTGTCGTTCGCAACTTAACAGAGCAGCAAATGATGGAGTTTGCTTTGCTAGAAAATTTGCAACGTGAAGATTTAACGCCGATTGAAGAAGCGATGGCATACCAAACATTAATTGAGCATCTAGAGTTGACACAAGAGCAATTAGCCGCTCGCGTTGGAAAAAGCCGTCCGCATATTGCTAATCATTTGCGTTTATTGGCGTTGCCAGAAGAGATTCAACAGCTGCTGAATGACGGTACGTTGTCAATGGGGCATGGACGCGCATTACTAGGATTAAAGAAAAAAGAAAAAATGAAAGCGGTAGTGGATAAAATCGTTGCCGAACAGCTCAATGTTCGTCAGCTAGAAAAACTCATTCACGACATGAATCAAAATGTTTCACGTGAAACAAGCAAACCGAAAAAAGAAAAAAGCGTCTTTGTTAAACAAAGCGAATCACTACTACGAGAGAAACTAGGCACTAATGTTACGATTAAACAAAATCGGAAAAAAGGAAAAATTGAAATTGAATTTTTATCCAATGATGATTTAGAACGGATTTTACAACTATTTGATGTTCAGTGGGATGAATAA
- a CDS encoding DUF554 domain-containing protein — protein MALLGTIVNGVCIIIGALLGKLFHRIPEKMKETVMSGIGLAVTLLGIQMALKSEQFLVVICSLVFGGIFGELWDLDHQLNRLGYWLEQKIGGREQGAIAKGFVAATLLFVIGAMAIIGALDSGLRGDHRVLYTKSIIDGFTSILLTTTLGIGVLFSAFPVVFYEGTIALLATQIETFVPKGLMNSFIAESTATGGILIVAIGLNLLGITAVRVANLLPSILVTAFIVVIMYIL, from the coding sequence TTGGCCTTATTAGGAACGATTGTGAACGGAGTTTGTATTATTATCGGTGCATTGCTTGGAAAATTGTTTCATCGAATTCCAGAGAAAATGAAAGAAACCGTTATGAGCGGCATAGGTCTTGCGGTAACGTTATTAGGCATTCAAATGGCGCTAAAGAGCGAGCAGTTTCTTGTTGTCATTTGCAGCCTTGTTTTTGGTGGCATTTTCGGAGAGTTGTGGGATTTGGACCATCAATTGAATCGACTCGGCTATTGGTTAGAACAAAAAATCGGAGGACGAGAGCAAGGGGCGATTGCAAAAGGATTTGTGGCGGCGACGCTACTATTTGTCATCGGTGCGATGGCGATTATCGGAGCTCTAGACAGCGGGTTGCGTGGCGACCATCGCGTATTATATACAAAATCGATCATTGACGGTTTTACGAGTATTCTTTTAACAACGACGCTCGGCATCGGTGTCTTGTTTTCCGCATTTCCTGTTGTTTTCTATGAAGGAACGATTGCGTTATTGGCGACACAAATTGAGACATTCGTGCCAAAAGGATTGATGAATTCGTTTATTGCGGAATCAACAGCGACCGGCGGCATTTTAATTGTAGCAATTGGTCTCAATTTACTTGGAATAACTGCCGTTCGCGTAGCGAATTTGCTTCCGAGCATTCTTGTCACGGCCTTCATCGTCGTTATCATGTACATTTTATAA
- the yyaC gene encoding spore protease YyaC, translated as MSLSPIFFQSKNEKERIFYDEQGATTLFARRLLSLLPTTATKPLAIVCIGTDRSTGDALGPLVGTMLKEKNVTYFHVYGTLEEPIHAVNLEEKITAIRSIHENAFMIAVDACLGRLKSVGAITIAEGPVRPGAGVNKQLPPVGDLHITGVVNVSGFMEFFVLQNTRLHLVMNMAKTIANGIYEADRYLKRRDYLPSNWSNEQSNPR; from the coding sequence ATGAGTTTATCACCCATTTTTTTTCAATCTAAAAATGAAAAAGAGCGCATTTTCTATGACGAACAAGGAGCAACCACTTTATTTGCCAGGCGTCTTTTATCATTACTTCCAACAACGGCAACAAAACCGCTCGCCATTGTTTGCATCGGAACTGACCGCTCAACAGGGGACGCGCTTGGTCCACTCGTCGGCACGATGTTAAAAGAAAAAAATGTCACGTATTTTCACGTATACGGAACGTTAGAAGAGCCTATCCATGCCGTAAATTTAGAAGAAAAAATTACTGCGATTCGCTCCATTCATGAAAATGCCTTTATGATTGCTGTCGACGCTTGTTTAGGACGATTGAAAAGCGTCGGAGCGATTACGATTGCCGAAGGGCCTGTCCGTCCTGGAGCTGGTGTAAATAAACAATTGCCACCGGTTGGCGATCTTCACATCACAGGCGTTGTCAACGTCAGCGGCTTTATGGAGTTTTTCGTTTTGCAAAATACACGTCTTCATTTAGTGATGAACATGGCGAAAACAATTGCCAATGGCATTTATGAGGCAGATCGTTATTTAAAGCGAAGAGATTATCTTCCTAGCAATTGGAGCAATGAACAATCTAATCCGCGATAA
- a CDS encoding mechanosensitive ion channel family protein — protein MLAFLTNEAFWVKVSTGIVKMVMIIVVAAIASKVLKIAIHNIFKVRQKAPIRISERREATLLRLLDNVVTYVIYFIAFVMILDTFGVEVRTLLAGAGIVGLAVGFGAQSLVKDVITGFFIIFEDQFAVGDYVRIGTFEGYVEEIGLRVTKIKSWTGEVHILPNGTITQVTNFSLHNSVAVVDVSVSCEGDIERTEEVIRELLAELPAKYEDIVSPPELLGIQNFTNSEVVMRVTCETKPMRHAFIARALRKEIKLRLDEHGIEIPFPRLVLYNRREETNQATTNA, from the coding sequence CTGCTTGCGTTTCTTACGAATGAAGCGTTTTGGGTGAAAGTAAGCACAGGCATTGTGAAGATGGTCATGATTATCGTCGTTGCAGCGATTGCGTCAAAAGTATTAAAAATCGCTATCCATAATATTTTTAAAGTGCGTCAGAAGGCGCCGATCCGCATTTCCGAGCGGCGCGAGGCGACGTTGTTACGATTGCTTGATAACGTGGTGACGTACGTGATTTATTTTATTGCGTTTGTGATGATTTTAGATACGTTTGGCGTCGAAGTTCGTACACTACTCGCTGGAGCTGGGATTGTTGGGCTTGCTGTCGGTTTTGGGGCGCAAAGTTTGGTGAAAGATGTTATTACGGGGTTTTTTATTATTTTTGAAGATCAATTTGCTGTTGGTGATTATGTTCGAATTGGTACGTTTGAAGGGTACGTCGAGGAAATTGGGTTAAGGGTAACAAAAATTAAAAGCTGGACAGGAGAAGTCCATATTCTTCCGAACGGAACGATTACGCAAGTGACGAATTTTTCTTTGCATAACAGTGTTGCAGTAGTAGACGTTAGCGTTTCTTGCGAAGGGGATATTGAACGAACGGAGGAAGTGATTCGCGAATTGTTGGCGGAATTGCCAGCGAAGTATGAAGATATCGTTTCTCCGCCAGAATTGTTAGGAATTCAAAATTTCACAAACTCAGAAGTCGTCATGCGCGTGACGTGCGAAACGAAGCCAATGCGCCATGCGTTTATTGCGCGAGCTTTGCGCAAGGAAATTAAGCTTCGTTTAGATGAACATGGGATTGAAATTCCGTTTCCGCGTCTTGTTCTTTATAACCGTCGAGAAGAAACAAACCAAGCGACAACTAATGCTTAG
- a CDS encoding DUF951 domain-containing protein produces the protein MEKEFGLQDIVEMKKPHPCGTNRWKIIRMGADIRIKCEGCAHSVLMPRREFVRKLRKVLEKHEE, from the coding sequence ATGGAGAAAGAGTTTGGATTACAAGATATTGTCGAAATGAAAAAGCCCCATCCGTGCGGGACAAATCGTTGGAAAATTATTCGTATGGGGGCAGACATCCGCATTAAATGTGAGGGATGCGCACATAGTGTGTTAATGCCACGCAGAGAATTTGTTCGTAAATTGAGAAAAGTATTGGAAAAGCATGAGGAATAA